One window from the genome of Petrotoga sp. 9PW.55.5.1 encodes:
- the pstC gene encoding phosphate ABC transporter permease subunit PstC — protein MNKRDLKNLINQTIITIVALIGIFALIGLFAFIIIEALPALTEVGAEIFGSLYWYPTYDPPEYGMLAMILGSFILTGIASLIVIPMGYIVAFFLYDYAKPTEQKLIKSAIDLLSGIPSVIIGSFLFIYLSPMIMKIGAWSSGNLLLAAIGLSILSLPYAASLMQESLSAVDTSLKESSLAMGASRFTTGFRIVSKAALPGILNAIILTVNRIIGETIVVLMVAGGAAIIPRSLFDPVRPLTAAIASEMGEVPIGSLHYSALFAAGLILLVISFILTLLSRRITRSWNR, from the coding sequence GTGAATAAGCGTGATTTAAAAAATCTTATAAATCAAACAATAATTACAATAGTAGCCTTGATAGGTATATTCGCTTTAATAGGTTTATTCGCTTTTATTATTATAGAAGCTCTTCCAGCCCTAACAGAAGTTGGGGCTGAAATTTTCGGGAGTTTGTACTGGTATCCAACATATGATCCTCCTGAATATGGAATGCTCGCAATGATATTAGGTTCATTTATATTAACTGGTATCGCATCTCTTATAGTTATACCCATGGGATATATTGTGGCGTTTTTTTTGTACGACTATGCAAAACCTACAGAACAGAAATTAATAAAATCAGCAATAGATTTACTATCAGGAATTCCTTCCGTTATAATAGGATCTTTCTTATTCATATACTTATCTCCAATGATTATGAAAATTGGGGCCTGGTCATCTGGTAATTTATTGCTTGCAGCCATTGGATTATCAATACTTTCCCTACCTTATGCTGCGTCCTTGATGCAAGAATCTTTATCAGCTGTTGATACAAGCCTTAAAGAAAGCTCTTTAGCCATGGGTGCAAGCAGGTTCACAACAGGGTTTAGAATAGTCAGTAAAGCTGCTCTACCTGGTATATTAAATGCCATCATATTAACAGTAAATAGAATAATAGGTGAAACTATAGTAGTATTAATGGTAGCAGGAGGAGCAGCTATTATTCCGCGCTCTTTGTTTGATCCAGTAAGACCTTTAACAGCAGCAATAGCCAGCGAAATGGGTGAAGTACCTATAGGCAGTCTTCACTATTCTGCCTTATTTGCTGCTGGATTGATTTTGTTGGTTATTTCATTTATACTAACATTATTATCTAGAAGAATTACAAGGAGTTGGAATCGTTGA
- a CDS encoding ROK family protein produces the protein MNNKTYNLELVKERNRTIVLELLNSKEQTTRSEISIITGLTRATVTNIINEFINYNLVEEIGTIDGKLGRKRKLIQIKDNAFYVIGIEFGVNIVRAGIFNIKGKEISKIERNINSYGKPIDVLENLKKIIEELIDNTKVHNNDIKAIGMVMPGLIDNESKVLQSVHPFPLLKEYPLSKQLEDHFNKVVWLENDAKGAAIGEKWFGHGKTLDNYVFVVGDSGIGAGIVINGKIYRGSYNSAGEIGHTFLTKDLIPLESLGGLSRLSDRFDLPLQIILSEKKSKEVKDEIKEISKFFALGIVNLVNTISPEAIIIGGRILKGGETIIREIKSIVAQYTFSKEIPQILVATKKEDAILAGAASIAIEHIVSAPYQFLLNQ, from the coding sequence ATGAACAATAAAACATATAATCTAGAATTAGTCAAAGAAAGAAATAGAACGATAGTCTTGGAGTTGTTGAATTCAAAAGAACAAACTACTCGATCAGAAATTTCAATAATTACAGGATTAACGAGAGCTACTGTAACCAATATAATAAATGAGTTTATTAACTATAACTTAGTTGAGGAAATCGGAACTATTGATGGCAAATTGGGAAGAAAAAGAAAATTGATTCAAATTAAAGATAACGCCTTTTATGTTATAGGTATAGAATTTGGAGTCAACATAGTTCGTGCAGGTATATTCAATATTAAAGGAAAAGAAATTTCAAAAATAGAAAGAAATATTAACTCTTATGGAAAACCTATTGATGTATTAGAAAACCTAAAAAAAATAATAGAAGAACTCATCGATAATACAAAAGTTCACAATAATGATATAAAGGCAATAGGAATGGTTATGCCTGGATTAATTGATAATGAAAGTAAAGTTCTTCAATCTGTTCATCCATTCCCATTATTGAAAGAATACCCTCTTTCAAAACAACTTGAAGATCATTTTAATAAAGTTGTATGGCTCGAAAACGATGCTAAAGGGGCCGCCATTGGAGAAAAGTGGTTTGGACATGGAAAAACACTAGATAATTATGTGTTTGTAGTTGGAGATTCTGGGATTGGAGCTGGGATAGTTATAAATGGGAAAATATATCGAGGTTCTTATAATTCTGCGGGAGAAATTGGACATACTTTTTTAACAAAAGACTTAATACCTTTGGAAAGTCTGGGAGGGTTATCAAGGCTATCAGATAGGTTTGATCTTCCTTTGCAAATTATTTTAAGTGAAAAAAAATCAAAGGAAGTAAAAGATGAAATTAAAGAAATTAGTAAATTTTTTGCCTTGGGCATCGTGAATCTAGTCAATACTATAAGTCCAGAGGCCATAATAATAGGTGGAAGAATTTTAAAAGGTGGGGAAACAATTATCAGAGAAATAAAAAGCATAGTTGCGCAATATACTTTTTCCAAAGAAATCCCTCAAATTTTAGTTGCCACAAAAAAAGAAGATGCTATATTGGCAGGCGCAGCTTCCATTGCGATAGAACATATCGTTTCGGCTCCATATCAATTCTTATTGAATCAATGA
- a CDS encoding methyl-accepting chemotaxis protein — MKIRSKLSLLIITISIIPLILISVFSFYNYYSTVLENTENNILIQLQTQKEAIIKFFTPVKELTDYVSANLEKNGLNWMFQNFPNIVNSFSEIKYIYVVLQDGSFIVEPTSEIPKDYKPIESIWAQQAKKTDEIIITPLYIQPFTKLPTLTLAKGFVASSREGILGLDINYEAFKNIISNISYQSQINYIVDSDNNILVSTENNSDYFIPELKNDSGVISKNNEYVYYLKIPEFNWTIFSSINSQDIISQPLRNSLNIALLALIVIILAVILSIFFMRSITNPINKMKDKVNLIEQGNLNVDFDTSSNDEIGIISKELANMINKLKTTLGEVKETSSYIEKSSKELSTISIKLSKNNQDIMNKTEDIEKDLEDSAAFTEEVTSGVDEVARAAQGVSQDAQRLNEEAEETNKAAQEGSKTIEEIN, encoded by the coding sequence ATGAAAATTAGATCCAAATTATCTTTACTAATAATTACAATATCCATTATTCCATTAATTTTGATATCTGTTTTTAGCTTTTATAACTATTATTCAACGGTTCTTGAAAATACGGAAAATAATATTTTGATTCAATTACAAACTCAAAAGGAAGCAATAATCAAATTTTTTACTCCTGTTAAAGAACTAACTGATTATGTTTCAGCTAATCTAGAAAAAAATGGTTTAAATTGGATGTTTCAAAACTTTCCAAATATAGTTAATTCTTTTTCTGAAATTAAGTATATATATGTTGTTTTACAAGATGGATCATTTATCGTTGAACCAACTTCTGAAATACCAAAGGACTACAAACCTATAGAAAGCATTTGGGCTCAACAAGCCAAGAAAACTGATGAAATAATTATAACTCCTTTATACATTCAACCTTTTACAAAACTCCCAACATTAACTTTGGCAAAAGGCTTTGTTGCTTCTTCTAGAGAAGGGATTTTAGGATTAGATATAAATTATGAAGCATTTAAAAATATTATATCTAACATTTCCTATCAATCACAAATAAATTATATAGTAGACAGTGACAATAATATTTTAGTATCTACAGAGAATAACTCAGATTATTTTATTCCCGAATTAAAAAATGATTCAGGCGTAATATCCAAAAACAATGAATATGTTTACTATTTAAAAATCCCAGAATTTAATTGGACTATATTTTCCTCGATAAACAGTCAAGATATAATATCACAACCTTTAAGAAATTCATTAAATATAGCTTTATTAGCCTTAATCGTAATAATATTAGCAGTTATCTTATCAATATTTTTCATGCGATCTATTACTAACCCAATCAATAAAATGAAAGATAAAGTAAATTTAATAGAACAAGGAAATCTTAATGTTGACTTTGACACCTCAAGTAATGACGAAATAGGTATTATCTCCAAAGAACTAGCCAATATGATTAATAAGTTAAAAACAACACTTGGTGAAGTTAAAGAAACAAGCTCTTATATTGAAAAATCTTCAAAAGAACTTTCTACTATCTCGATCAAGTTGTCAAAAAATAATCAAGATATTATGAATAAAACTGAAGATATTGAAAAAGATTTAGAAGATTCTGCCGCATTCACAGAAGAAGTAACGTCTGGTGTAGACGAAGTAGCAAGGGCAGCGCAAGGGGTATCGCAAGATGCACAAAGGTTAAACGAAGAAGCGGAAGAAACGAACAAGGCAGCGCAAGAAGGAAGTAAAACGATAGAAGAAATAAAC
- a CDS encoding phosphate ABC transporter substrate-binding protein PstS family protein: protein MKRTILVMLLATVALFGFAETLVIKGSNTIFPVTQLWIEEMKDMYPDLTITLEGAGSSTGIAALFNETTDIANSSRWLKDSEITKMYQEGKYFIPIVLGYDGIAVIVNPDLGINEISLEELANIYTGKITRWNQLNPNLPNQRIVVYSRNSASGTYETFVEKVLEGERMAPTVQMLESTQAEIESIARNKYAIGYTGVGYVTDDVKVLSVNGIQPTKLNILNSVYPISRPLYMFIDATKGYPQTGPVKQYLTFGLSKRGQELVEQAGYIASYGF, encoded by the coding sequence ATGAAAAGAACGATTTTAGTTATGTTACTTGCTACAGTTGCTTTGTTCGGTTTTGCTGAAACTTTAGTAATAAAAGGGTCAAATACTATCTTTCCAGTAACACAATTATGGATTGAAGAAATGAAAGATATGTACCCGGATTTAACTATCACTTTAGAGGGAGCTGGTTCTTCTACCGGAATAGCTGCTTTATTTAACGAAACTACCGATATTGCTAATTCTAGTAGATGGTTAAAAGATTCAGAAATAACTAAAATGTATCAAGAAGGCAAATATTTTATTCCTATAGTTTTAGGGTACGATGGAATAGCTGTTATTGTAAATCCCGATCTTGGAATAAATGAGATTTCATTGGAAGAATTAGCAAATATTTATACTGGTAAAATCACAAGATGGAACCAACTAAACCCAAATTTACCTAATCAAAGGATAGTCGTATATTCAAGAAATAGCGCTTCTGGAACATACGAAACATTTGTGGAAAAAGTTTTAGAAGGTGAAAGAATGGCTCCAACAGTACAGATGTTAGAATCAACTCAAGCAGAAATTGAATCAATAGCAAGAAATAAGTACGCGATTGGTTATACCGGTGTTGGATACGTAACAGATGATGTAAAAGTTCTCTCCGTCAACGGAATTCAACCTACAAAATTAAATATTTTGAATTCTGTTTATCCGATTTCTAGACCGCTTTACATGTTCATAGATGCCACAAAAGGTTATCCTCAAACTGGTCCGGTGAAACAATATTTAACATTTGGTCTCTCAAAAAGAGGTCAAGAGTTAGTTGAACAAGCAGGATATATTGCATCTTATGGATTTTAA
- a CDS encoding sensor histidine kinase KdpD has product MDNNYMFNFDVFDSIENPVIFLGNKTQIINLNESAKKWGFQKDKALLSFITFEEIDQLAEYILKNKDLEIESNIYFFKGFSKYCKVNYKSENHLLIFQDKTETELLKKVKEDFVTSLSHELRTPLTIAKGNVHILKDFLNSQKFSKQIFKIEESLDKIENILTQLTLLSKAEFGDYKIKKETIDPFILYKEVIEDLSEKIKEKNINLVFNCEIKQLKGDRFVLYTILRNLLSNAIKYSFENSSVIVEILPNKIFVKDEGIGIRDEEQSRIFERFYRGIEADKHAKGSGLGLAVVKYLCELAGYEIHFDSIWMVGTTFEVYFSNN; this is encoded by the coding sequence ATGGACAACAACTATATGTTTAATTTTGATGTTTTCGACTCTATTGAAAATCCAGTAATATTTCTAGGTAACAAAACCCAAATAATTAATCTAAATGAAAGTGCAAAAAAGTGGGGCTTTCAAAAAGATAAAGCACTTTTATCTTTTATAACATTTGAGGAAATCGATCAATTAGCGGAATATATCCTTAAAAATAAAGACTTGGAAATAGAAAGTAATATCTATTTTTTTAAAGGCTTTAGCAAATATTGCAAAGTAAACTATAAATCCGAAAATCATTTACTCATTTTTCAAGATAAAACAGAAACTGAACTTCTTAAAAAAGTCAAAGAAGACTTCGTCACTTCACTATCTCATGAACTAAGAACACCTCTCACCATAGCAAAAGGAAATGTACATATATTGAAAGATTTTTTAAACAGCCAAAAATTTTCCAAGCAGATTTTTAAAATAGAAGAATCTCTAGATAAAATAGAAAATATTTTGACTCAATTAACCTTGCTCTCAAAAGCAGAGTTTGGTGATTACAAAATAAAAAAAGAGACTATAGACCCATTTATCTTATACAAAGAAGTTATAGAAGACCTTTCTGAAAAAATAAAAGAAAAAAATATAAATTTAGTCTTTAACTGTGAAATAAAACAGCTAAAAGGTGACAGATTTGTTCTCTACACAATACTACGAAATTTACTTTCCAACGCTATAAAATATTCTTTTGAAAATTCTTCAGTTATCGTAGAAATCTTACCCAACAAAATTTTTGTAAAAGATGAAGGAATTGGGATACGAGATGAAGAACAAAGTAGAATCTTCGAAAGGTTCTACCGTGGAATTGAAGCTGACAAACACGCTAAAGGTTCTGGATTAGGTCTAGCAGTTGTAAAATATCTATGTGAATTAGCAGGTTATGAAATTCATTTTGATTCAATATGGATGGTTGGTACAACTTTTGAAGTATATTTTAGTAACAATTAA
- a CDS encoding bifunctional (p)ppGpp synthetase/guanosine-3',5'-bis(diphosphate) 3'-pyrophosphohydrolase, with the protein MFKSLKKKVIAMIMEAKNYEKEIEKILHSRLSRIEKEKIIEAYELAQEAHSGQYRDSGEEFFDHPKNVGLILTELNMDVDTIVAGLLHDVVEDCDFPLEKIRDKFGVDVANIVSGVTKISNLKLNERLNEKDMKSLEKVETVRKMLFAMSEDIRVIIVKLADRLHNMRTLQFVERKKQIAKSEETLKIYAPIAHRLGIYKIKEELEDLSFKYLYPDKYKELKIKIEEKLQKGKERLYEYAEIIQRELGKQKIKATVEGRSKHLYSIWDKMIRKGRSLDEIYDYIALRIITDDPSKCYAALGIIHSIWSPMPGRIKDYIATPKFNGYKSLHTTVITHKGDPLEIQIRDWNMHEEAEYGLAAHWVYKQGVSSEKLKFLNDLMELHKYIAQSAFELKDIETSLISKEIFVFTPKGEIIHLPKDATPIDFAFAIHTEIGIHFSGAKVNGKLVPIYYTLKTGDIVEIMINRNFQGPSIDWLKYAESPKTKAKIRKYYRQKNEVELIERGKDKFRELSKKSNISMDEMLEKLKEIGFYIKYNIKNDDEFYVKLSLEEISISSIRNIFTETNKNEDKLQKVEKSSNNRRDISVLIDGEEGVESYIARCCTPVPGDEIIGIITKKGIAIHRKDCKNIKDLNKEKIVSVSWSDNQQQNFSTVLMIDIENKDILNNVRNVINNEGGHIEKFEMQSSGSYLNLRIYLSVHNLKHLSIVSNKLKNSKGVFSIRRI; encoded by the coding sequence TTGTTTAAAAGTTTGAAAAAGAAGGTAATTGCTATGATTATGGAAGCAAAAAATTATGAAAAGGAAATTGAAAAGATTTTACATAGCCGTTTAAGCAGAATAGAAAAAGAAAAAATAATTGAGGCATATGAATTGGCTCAAGAGGCTCATAGTGGTCAGTATAGAGATTCGGGTGAAGAATTTTTTGACCATCCCAAGAACGTTGGTTTGATTTTAACAGAGTTGAATATGGACGTAGATACTATCGTTGCAGGTTTATTACATGATGTCGTTGAAGATTGTGACTTTCCTTTAGAAAAGATAAGAGATAAATTTGGCGTAGATGTAGCAAATATTGTATCTGGAGTTACTAAGATTAGTAACCTAAAACTAAACGAAAGATTAAACGAAAAGGATATGAAGTCTTTAGAAAAAGTCGAAACAGTTAGAAAAATGTTATTTGCAATGTCTGAAGATATAAGAGTTATAATTGTCAAACTTGCCGATAGATTGCATAACATGAGAACGTTACAGTTTGTGGAAAGAAAAAAACAAATTGCGAAATCAGAAGAAACTTTGAAGATTTATGCACCAATAGCTCATAGATTGGGTATTTATAAAATAAAAGAAGAGTTAGAAGATTTATCTTTTAAATACTTATATCCTGATAAATATAAAGAATTAAAAATAAAAATTGAAGAGAAACTGCAGAAAGGTAAAGAGCGGTTATATGAGTATGCAGAAATTATTCAAAGAGAATTAGGAAAGCAAAAAATCAAAGCAACAGTTGAGGGACGCTCAAAGCATTTATATAGTATATGGGATAAGATGATTAGGAAAGGAAGATCTTTAGACGAAATATATGATTATATTGCTTTAAGGATTATTACTGATGATCCAAGTAAGTGTTATGCTGCTTTAGGTATAATTCATTCTATCTGGTCTCCTATGCCTGGAAGGATTAAGGATTATATAGCTACACCCAAATTCAATGGTTATAAATCACTTCATACAACTGTTATTACTCATAAGGGAGATCCTCTTGAGATACAGATACGTGATTGGAATATGCATGAAGAAGCTGAATATGGATTAGCAGCCCATTGGGTTTATAAGCAAGGAGTTAGTTCGGAAAAATTAAAGTTCTTAAATGATTTGATGGAATTACACAAATATATTGCTCAAAGTGCTTTTGAACTAAAGGATATAGAAACTAGTTTGATATCTAAAGAGATATTTGTTTTTACTCCAAAAGGTGAGATTATACATTTACCAAAAGATGCAACACCTATTGATTTTGCTTTTGCTATTCACACTGAAATAGGGATACATTTTTCCGGCGCTAAAGTAAATGGTAAGTTGGTTCCTATTTACTATACTTTAAAAACTGGAGATATTGTCGAAATCATGATTAATAGGAACTTTCAAGGCCCTAGCATCGATTGGTTAAAGTATGCGGAATCTCCTAAAACTAAGGCAAAGATAAGAAAGTATTATAGACAGAAAAATGAAGTAGAACTGATAGAAAGAGGAAAAGACAAATTTAGAGAACTTTCTAAAAAATCAAATATATCTATGGATGAAATGTTAGAAAAATTGAAAGAAATAGGATTCTACATTAAATACAACATAAAAAATGATGATGAATTTTATGTAAAATTGTCTTTGGAAGAGATAAGTATAAGTAGCATAAGAAATATTTTTACTGAAACAAACAAAAATGAAGATAAATTACAGAAAGTCGAAAAAAGTTCGAATAACAGAAGAGATATATCTGTATTGATTGATGGAGAAGAAGGGGTGGAAAGTTATATTGCAAGATGTTGTACACCAGTTCCTGGGGATGAAATTATTGGTATTATAACGAAGAAAGGCATCGCTATTCACAGAAAAGATTGTAAAAATATCAAGGACCTAAATAAAGAAAAAATAGTTTCAGTTTCTTGGAGCGATAATCAGCAACAGAATTTTTCAACTGTTCTTATGATTGATATTGAGAACAAGGATATTTTAAACAACGTTAGAAATGTTATTAACAACGAAGGAGGTCATATAGAAAAATTTGAAATGCAAAGTAGTGGTAGTTATCTAAATTTAAGAATATATCTTTCAGTTCATAATTTAAAACATTTAAGCATTGTTAGTAATAAATTAAAAAACTCAAAAGGGGTATTTTCAATTAGGAGGATATAA
- a CDS encoding response regulator transcription factor, translated as MPTVLIVEDDSDIRDILKTYLKLENYDILEAESLSKMRNILNNNSKIEIILLDLMLPDGDAVNELPLIRSSNKETGIIIISAKDTDGEKILGIESGADDYVTKPFNPREVLVRIKALLKRIEKNDIKLEYGPLEIYSNNYTLKYNGKNIDLTSKEFEIIDLLARNPDKVYSREEIIDKIWFGDEFISDRVIDVHISMIRSKIGKNWIKTVRNIGYKFNKNAYSTINEEK; from the coding sequence ATGCCTACAGTGCTTATTGTAGAAGATGACAGCGATATAAGAGATATACTCAAAACTTATTTGAAGTTGGAAAACTATGATATATTAGAAGCTGAATCCCTATCAAAAATGAGAAATATATTAAACAACAATTCAAAAATAGAAATAATTTTATTAGACCTAATGCTTCCTGATGGGGATGCTGTAAACGAATTACCTTTAATACGTTCTTCTAATAAAGAAACTGGGATAATAATAATCTCCGCAAAAGATACAGATGGTGAAAAAATATTAGGAATTGAGTCAGGCGCTGACGATTATGTAACCAAACCTTTCAATCCTAGAGAAGTACTCGTTAGAATTAAAGCCTTGCTCAAGCGTATCGAAAAAAATGATATAAAGTTAGAATATGGACCTTTAGAGATATATTCAAATAATTATACGCTAAAGTATAATGGCAAAAATATTGACTTAACTTCCAAAGAATTTGAAATTATTGATTTACTTGCTAGAAATCCGGACAAAGTTTATTCTAGAGAAGAAATAATTGATAAAATTTGGTTTGGCGATGAATTTATCTCTGATAGAGTTATTGATGTGCATATAAGTATGATACGATCGAAAATCGGGAAAAATTGGATAAAAACTGTTAGAAACATAGGATATAAGTTCAACAAAAATGCTTATTCAACTATTAATGAGGAAAAGTAA
- the pstA gene encoding phosphate ABC transporter permease PstA gives MESLKIQTGVDSIISAIFRIISYITFGIIMTIITVVIVDGIRYFNLSFFIDYPKQGMTAGGIGPAILGSLLMIFFILLFAIPIGVLTGTFLSEYGSKSRLGRIIDVSVTSLSGVPSVVYGLFGLALFSITLGFGTSLLSGSLTLAIMTLPVISSSVKEALSALPRELRESAYALGAKKTETIYKILFPAARNRIITAILIGSGRAIGETAPVLLTGAVFYSTKLPSSLFDPVMTLPTHIYFITMAYGESAQWMAKATSAFLLILILVIYLIAFRIRGGQKKK, from the coding sequence TTGGAATCGTTGAAAATCCAAACCGGAGTAGATTCAATTATATCGGCTATATTTAGAATAATTAGTTACATCACATTTGGAATTATTATGACAATTATTACTGTAGTTATAGTTGACGGTATAAGATATTTCAATTTATCATTTTTTATAGATTATCCTAAACAAGGTATGACGGCTGGAGGAATTGGACCTGCAATACTGGGAAGTCTTTTAATGATATTTTTTATATTATTATTTGCTATACCAATAGGTGTATTAACAGGAACCTTTCTGTCTGAATATGGTTCTAAATCTAGATTAGGAAGAATTATAGATGTTTCTGTCACATCATTATCTGGAGTTCCTTCTGTAGTGTACGGACTTTTTGGTTTGGCCCTATTTTCTATAACTTTAGGTTTTGGAACATCGTTATTAAGTGGAAGTCTCACCTTAGCCATAATGACGTTACCCGTTATTTCTTCATCAGTAAAAGAGGCTTTATCTGCTTTACCTAGAGAACTAAGGGAATCGGCCTATGCGTTAGGAGCAAAAAAAACAGAAACCATTTATAAAATTTTATTTCCTGCAGCGCGTAATAGGATAATAACAGCCATCTTAATTGGATCCGGAAGAGCCATAGGTGAAACAGCTCCAGTATTATTAACAGGTGCAGTTTTTTATTCCACTAAACTACCAAGTTCTCTATTCGATCCTGTTATGACTCTACCTACTCACATATATTTTATAACTATGGCTTATGGAGAAAGTGCTCAATGGATGGCAAAAGCTACTTCTGCATTCTTACTAATATTGATTCTTGTTATATACTTAATAGCCTTTAGAATAAGAGGAGGGCAAAAAAAGAAGTGA
- the phoU gene encoding phosphate signaling complex protein PhoU, with amino-acid sequence MDYTHFDNEMTRLTSEISKLLTSVLRSFENSIKALEDKNIELADKVLKADDQIDDLNRQIEESVYQIVARFRPLAKDLRYAVTMIKFANNLERIGDLSCNIAEKTKTYADVDLKDVINTKEIKKMFGISLEMIKDSFKAFGERNIEEAVRIWKRDDEVDSLEDIVREKAVKKLNDADFSKVLVIPYILLARDIERIADHATNLCEEIVYIETGKEIEDYL; translated from the coding sequence ATGGATTATACGCATTTTGATAATGAAATGACTCGATTAACTAGCGAAATATCAAAGTTACTAACATCAGTTTTAAGGTCTTTTGAGAATTCAATAAAAGCTTTAGAAGACAAAAACATAGAATTGGCCGATAAAGTATTAAAAGCAGATGATCAAATAGACGATTTAAACAGACAGATTGAAGAATCTGTATATCAAATTGTAGCAAGATTCCGACCTTTGGCAAAAGATTTAAGATATGCTGTAACAATGATTAAATTCGCAAATAACCTCGAAAGAATTGGCGACCTTTCTTGCAATATAGCCGAAAAAACTAAAACTTATGCGGATGTTGATTTAAAGGATGTAATAAACACTAAAGAAATTAAGAAAATGTTTGGAATTTCTCTCGAAATGATTAAAGATTCTTTCAAAGCTTTTGGTGAAAGAAATATTGAAGAGGCTGTAAGAATATGGAAAAGAGACGACGAAGTTGACTCATTAGAAGATATTGTAAGAGAAAAAGCGGTAAAAAAACTCAACGATGCCGATTTCAGTAAAGTATTGGTAATTCCTTATATTTTACTTGCAAGAGATATAGAAAGAATAGCAGATCACGCAACTAACCTATGTGAAGAAATAGTTTACATAGAAACCGGAAAAGAAATAGAGGATTATCTTTAA
- the pstB gene encoding phosphate ABC transporter ATP-binding protein PstB → MNSDLDTVIKISNFNGWYDQKHAIKNINIEIKKHKVSAIIGPSGCGKSTLLRSINRINDEIPGYRTSGEIIFENKNVYDKDIDLSALRKKIGMVFQKPVPFPMSIYDNIAFGLKLHGTRGKKMSKIVQNALKRAALWDEVKDDLDKPASSLSGGQQQRLCIARAIAVDPEIILLDEPTSALDPIATKKIEELVEHLSENYTIIIVTHNLAQAIRISDYMYFMFQGELIEDGRTEDIVKQPKNQLTEDYLNGRIS, encoded by the coding sequence GTGAATTCAGATCTCGATACTGTAATTAAAATTAGTAATTTTAATGGTTGGTATGACCAAAAACATGCCATAAAAAATATCAACATAGAAATAAAAAAACATAAAGTTAGTGCGATAATTGGACCTTCAGGTTGTGGAAAATCAACACTTCTAAGAAGCATCAATAGGATAAATGACGAAATTCCTGGTTATAGAACATCGGGAGAAATCATTTTTGAAAATAAAAATGTCTACGACAAAGACATTGACCTTTCTGCCTTAAGAAAAAAAATTGGTATGGTTTTTCAAAAACCTGTCCCCTTTCCAATGTCTATATATGATAATATCGCCTTTGGCTTAAAATTGCATGGAACTAGAGGTAAGAAGATGAGTAAAATTGTACAAAATGCATTAAAAAGAGCGGCTCTATGGGATGAGGTGAAAGATGATTTAGACAAACCTGCTTCCTCTCTTTCTGGAGGGCAACAACAAAGGCTATGTATTGCAAGAGCTATTGCTGTAGACCCTGAAATAATCTTGTTAGATGAGCCTACATCCGCACTTGATCCAATAGCTACAAAGAAGATAGAAGAGCTGGTAGAGCATTTATCCGAAAATTATACAATCATTATCGTAACACATAATTTAGCCCAAGCTATAAGAATTTCTGATTATATGTATTTTATGTTTCAAGGTGAATTAATAGAGGACGGAAGAACCGAAGATATTGTAAAACAACCAAAGAATCAATTGACTGAAGACTATTTAAATGGTAGAATTAGTTAA